One window of Ziziphus jujuba cultivar Dongzao chromosome 5, ASM3175591v1 genomic DNA carries:
- the LOC107420782 gene encoding replication protein A 32 kDa subunit A isoform X1: MFSASQFDATNAFSGGGFMSSQLTDSTPSAAKSRETHGLVPVTVKQISEAYQSGDEKSNFEINGVDISNVTLVGMVFNKTERNTDVNFTLDDGTGRIGCRRWVNEVFDTREMEEVQDGMYVRVNGHLKIFQGNRQLVAFSVRPVTNFDEIAFHFIECIHNHLQSSKIRQQGSDTTHSQSKDSSLSTPVSSGSNGYQTASSSQFSGQFNTDGVKSCDQLVLDYLQQPSSIGKEKGIHKDELSQQLKVPMAKITEAIRALEEEGLIYSTIDEFHYKSAQYG; encoded by the exons ATGTTCTCCGCGAGCCAATTCGACGCCACCAATGCATTTTCTGGGGGTGGATTTATGTCATCTCAGCTCACCGATTCCACCCCTTCTGCTGCAAAG AGTCGCGAAACTCATGGCCTGGTTCCCGTGACGGTGAAGCAGATAAGCGAGGCTTATCAATCTGGCGACGAAAAATCAAATTTCGAGATCAACGGTGTTGACATTTCCAAT GTTACTTTGGTTGGAATGGTGTTTAACAAGACTGAAAGAAACACTGACGTCAATTTCACTCTGGATGATGGAACTGGACGGATTGGATGTAGAAGATG GGTGAATGAGGTATTTGATACAAGGGAAATGGAGGAAGTACA GGATGGCATGTATGTTCGTGTTAATGGGCACTTGAAGATATTTCAAGGCAATCGCCAACTGGTTGCCTTCTCCGTAAG GCCTGTGACAAACTTTGATGAAATTGCGTTTCACTTTATTGAATGCATACATAACCATTTGCAGAGTTCTAAAATACGG CAGCAAGGAAGTGATACAACTCATTCTCAGTCTAAAGACTCATCTCTGAGCACTCCTGTGAGTAGTGGATCTAATGGATATCAGACAGCCTCATCTAGTCAA TTCTCTGGTCAATTTAATACCGATGGAGTAAAGAGCTGCGATCAGTTGGTTCTTGACTATCTACAGCAGCCTTCAAGCAT TGGGAAGGAAAAGGGGATTCATAAAGATGAACTTTCCCAACAGCTAAAAGTTCCTATGGCAAAGATTAc GGAAGCCATCAGAGCACTTGAAGAGGAAGGTTTGATATATTCGACAATCGATGAGTTTCACTACAAGTCAGCTCAATATGGTTga
- the LOC107420782 gene encoding replication protein A 32 kDa subunit A isoform X2 — MFSASQFDATNAFSGGGFMSSQLTDSTPSAAKSRETHGLVPVTVKQISEAYQSGDEKSNFEINGVDISNVTLVGMVFNKTERNTDVNFTLDDGTGRIGCRRWVNEVFDTREMEEVQDGMYVRVNGHLKIFQGNRQLVAFSVRPVTNFDEIAFHFIECIHNHLQSSKIRQGSDTTHSQSKDSSLSTPVSSGSNGYQTASSSQFSGQFNTDGVKSCDQLVLDYLQQPSSIGKEKGIHKDELSQQLKVPMAKITEAIRALEEEGLIYSTIDEFHYKSAQYG, encoded by the exons ATGTTCTCCGCGAGCCAATTCGACGCCACCAATGCATTTTCTGGGGGTGGATTTATGTCATCTCAGCTCACCGATTCCACCCCTTCTGCTGCAAAG AGTCGCGAAACTCATGGCCTGGTTCCCGTGACGGTGAAGCAGATAAGCGAGGCTTATCAATCTGGCGACGAAAAATCAAATTTCGAGATCAACGGTGTTGACATTTCCAAT GTTACTTTGGTTGGAATGGTGTTTAACAAGACTGAAAGAAACACTGACGTCAATTTCACTCTGGATGATGGAACTGGACGGATTGGATGTAGAAGATG GGTGAATGAGGTATTTGATACAAGGGAAATGGAGGAAGTACA GGATGGCATGTATGTTCGTGTTAATGGGCACTTGAAGATATTTCAAGGCAATCGCCAACTGGTTGCCTTCTCCGTAAG GCCTGTGACAAACTTTGATGAAATTGCGTTTCACTTTATTGAATGCATACATAACCATTTGCAGAGTTCTAAAATACGG CAAGGAAGTGATACAACTCATTCTCAGTCTAAAGACTCATCTCTGAGCACTCCTGTGAGTAGTGGATCTAATGGATATCAGACAGCCTCATCTAGTCAA TTCTCTGGTCAATTTAATACCGATGGAGTAAAGAGCTGCGATCAGTTGGTTCTTGACTATCTACAGCAGCCTTCAAGCAT TGGGAAGGAAAAGGGGATTCATAAAGATGAACTTTCCCAACAGCTAAAAGTTCCTATGGCAAAGATTAc GGAAGCCATCAGAGCACTTGAAGAGGAAGGTTTGATATATTCGACAATCGATGAGTTTCACTACAAGTCAGCTCAATATGGTTga
- the LOC107420782 gene encoding replication protein A 32 kDa subunit A isoform X3, with the protein MFSASQFDATNAFSGGGFMSSQLTDSTPSAAKSRETHGLVPVTVKQISEAYQSGDEKSNFEINGVDISNVTLVGMVFNKTERNTDVNFTLDDGTGRIGCRRWDGMYVRVNGHLKIFQGNRQLVAFSVRPVTNFDEIAFHFIECIHNHLQSSKIRQQGSDTTHSQSKDSSLSTPVSSGSNGYQTASSSQFSGQFNTDGVKSCDQLVLDYLQQPSSIGKEKGIHKDELSQQLKVPMAKITEAIRALEEEGLIYSTIDEFHYKSAQYG; encoded by the exons ATGTTCTCCGCGAGCCAATTCGACGCCACCAATGCATTTTCTGGGGGTGGATTTATGTCATCTCAGCTCACCGATTCCACCCCTTCTGCTGCAAAG AGTCGCGAAACTCATGGCCTGGTTCCCGTGACGGTGAAGCAGATAAGCGAGGCTTATCAATCTGGCGACGAAAAATCAAATTTCGAGATCAACGGTGTTGACATTTCCAAT GTTACTTTGGTTGGAATGGTGTTTAACAAGACTGAAAGAAACACTGACGTCAATTTCACTCTGGATGATGGAACTGGACGGATTGGATGTAGAAGATG GGATGGCATGTATGTTCGTGTTAATGGGCACTTGAAGATATTTCAAGGCAATCGCCAACTGGTTGCCTTCTCCGTAAG GCCTGTGACAAACTTTGATGAAATTGCGTTTCACTTTATTGAATGCATACATAACCATTTGCAGAGTTCTAAAATACGG CAGCAAGGAAGTGATACAACTCATTCTCAGTCTAAAGACTCATCTCTGAGCACTCCTGTGAGTAGTGGATCTAATGGATATCAGACAGCCTCATCTAGTCAA TTCTCTGGTCAATTTAATACCGATGGAGTAAAGAGCTGCGATCAGTTGGTTCTTGACTATCTACAGCAGCCTTCAAGCAT TGGGAAGGAAAAGGGGATTCATAAAGATGAACTTTCCCAACAGCTAAAAGTTCCTATGGCAAAGATTAc GGAAGCCATCAGAGCACTTGAAGAGGAAGGTTTGATATATTCGACAATCGATGAGTTTCACTACAAGTCAGCTCAATATGGTTga
- the LOC107420784 gene encoding flowering-promoting factor 1: protein MSGVWVFNPKGVMRQAESSGSRRKSLVYLPTGQVVSSYSALEQILTGLGWERYYGGGPDLFQFHKHSSNDLISLPKDFSKFNSVYMYDIVIKNPNVFHVKDI from the coding sequence ATGTCAGGTGTTTGGGTGTTCAATCCGAAAGGTGTAATGCGCCAGGCGGAGAGCAGTGGTTCACGTCGAAAGAGTCTGGTTTACCTGCCAACGGGTCAGGTGGTCTCGTCCTATTCGGCGCTCGAGCAGATACTGACTGGTTTAGGTTGGGAGAGGTATTACGGTGGTGGCCCGGacctcttccaattccacaagCATTCCTCCAATGACTTGATATCTCTTCCAAAAGATTTCTCCAAGTTCAACTCCGTTTACATGTACGACATCGTCATTAAAAACCCAAATGTCTTCCACGTCAAAGATATTTAG